The segment GCAGTCATTTAGCTGGACATTTGCTGAACATGGGCTTCAAGAACTAAACACCAAACGTTGCACCAGCAGTGAGTGactatagttttacgctgctttcagcaatagaTCAGGTATACAATACcacagacaacagaaatgggcttcacacactgtaccaatgtgggggaTCAAACCTAGCTGGGTCTTATTATTCACATTGTACGTGCTACTGcatacatcatcatcacacatacacaccgcCCCGCACTTGGATAAGATTTTCTACATGCCGTCTGATGCTGGTCAACAGACGTCTGATTCTCTGTTGGGGGATCTGTTGCCTCTCTAAATGCAATGTATGGGTCACTACCTGAAGTTACTGAACTTGAGGATCCTTGACTCTCACTCTACATCCCAAAatgtcccacaaatgttcagtagGATTCATGTCTGGACCTTTGGCTGGCCATGGCAGTGTCTCAATCTTAGCATTGTGTTGGCGATGCTGAACAACAGCTCGACCTCGaggtggtctggcattatcgtCCGTGGAGACTGCAGGTGTGGCGAGAGCATGGTTAACACAATGAGACACACCAGCACTGTCCACGACCAAGTTCTGGTACCTCGGTCCACTCAGAAACTGTGATGAGGTCAACTGTACAGTCATAGGAACAACACCCTCCACACCATGACGACACCATGACGGATCCACCCCCAAATGGAACATCAGCTTGGCGGTGCTGATTTGTTAGTGGGCATATGATTGGTCGTCTTGCTCTCAGTCCTGCAGAATGTAGGCGTGACCCGATGGTGCTGATGGGCACTCTGCTATATGGATGTCATCCGTGTCACAGTTGTGTCCAAGACCTTTTTCTTCGTCTAGCTATTGCGCGAGCACACTCTTCcctgtcattgttttttttcgGAAATGTCCTCATCTTGGTGCATCCTTAACTGCCCTTGGGTATACCTACGTATCAGCGTTCTCATGACAGTGTCATATAAGTTCAGTTGTTCTCTAGTGCTATCTAGAAAaattagattctatccatcatcaaggcccTAGGGTCTGCCTCGGAGCCTTCAAGCACTCCAAAATGTTACTTCAAGTCACCCTCTCAGCCTGGACATTTTAGAACTTCACAACGATCTCTCTGCTGGCCACTGTTACATCGTCCTCTGCTGGCTGCCGGTCATGTCGGCATAGCAGGTAACACAAAGGCCGACGTTGCAGCTAAAGCAGCTCTTGACAAGCCCTTAATTTCACTACTGATCCCGTACATTGACTTCAAACCCACTATCAAAAGGTATACTCGTGACCTCATGCAAGAAAGGTGGGGCATCCAGGTAGGAagaaataaacttcatgaaCTTATGCTAACAggtggttatacctacttgggttgtcaatcaaGAAGTGATGAAGTAGTTTTACAGCGATGTCGTATCGGCCACAGCCGTTTTACTCATGACTATCTGCTGAAAACAGGGTGGTGGACCTCCCGCGTGTGTCGCCTGCAATGAGGTGTTCACTGTCAAGCATCTTTTGGCTGACTGTGGACTTTTCAACTGCAAGGAACTCCCACTATGTTGCGAGAAAACTGAAAGATCTGTTTTCCCGTGTGAAGGGGCACCTGCTCGTAAATTTCTTGAATGCATGTGCAGCTCGGAACAGGGTGTGTTTCTTATATCAATGTCATGTTCACAGATGGTGGAGTATATTAAATGTGCATTTATAGTAAAAAACGAAAAATTGGAAATTTCAGCCATAAATTGcaatttatatacttatcctacaTCACGGTAGGTACCTCACTTCCTCTTCTTTGACCCTCTGTGGAAACGTGCTATAGGCGAAGTTGAATCAAACTTTCTGGCCTCTGACACCTGACCTCTGCCCCCACTTCATTGCAGGACTTGTCAATCATCCCAATAAGCGTGCAGATCGCCTAGAGGATCACCTGACAGACAGCCCAGGTCATTCCCTTCTTGGAGCGTTCCGTAATGTGTGATGTGGGGCAGGTCGAGAAGGCATCCATGAGATaggataaatatataaatatacaatgtatGGTTAAaattccaaagttttaaacttatcctatctcctGTATGCATTATCCGACGGCTGGAAGGTGGGCTGCAGATTACCCTCTATCACCTCTACAAACGTAAGGTCACATAACACAAGAAGGCCAAGAGAAAGCATCAATTTCAGATAAACTGACTCCTAACTTGTGATGGGTTGCAGTGCATGGTAACCCCTCAGCTTACACAGCACAAAAACCCTTAGGAGTGGACGCTCCCGATAATGTGATTTTCAGCCGCAACTTTTTGGAAGCAAAACGGACGCAATTTGGCAAGTAGACCCCACCTCCCAATGACTTATCAGATGGTCCCAGTTAATAAAAGTGAAGGACCTTAATCTGGAGAGTCCCTGCTTCGAAACCATTCCCCACAAGCACACACTTTGGAGGCAGTGAAAGAAAGACTCTCCTGGGTGTTCATCTCGTTTTAAGTTCATTACCAACAGACCCCTCTTCCCTCGCCAAACCAAAGGAAATGGACTCTAGAATGGAACGCTTCGAAAATCACGTAGGTAATCGGACATAATTTCTCAGAGAGTAGAGGTCAAATAAGAGGAGCATCAACCACCTCTGCGTGTAGCACAAGACTATGCCTCTCAGGCTATCAAGTCGATCATGGGTGTAACAAAACCGGCATGCCATTGTTCCCTATGTGGGGTGGTCTATGCCCAGATGAAAATAATACTAAGATAAGAATAACATCGATATCTTTATTTAGGTATATGCAGTCGACAACATCTGCTGCTTCCACGTTCATTACAGACAGATTCCACAGATAGTGTCAGGCGAAGATGGTTTTAGATCGCCAAAACATCCCTCCATAATGGTGTGAAGGGAACAGTTCCCGTAGAGCGCCATGGTAGAAGCCAAAGCATGGGTCTCGTGAGGGTTCGTCATCGTAGGTGGAGGAAGGTTTGCATTGGTGTAAGCCCGCAGAATGGTGAATCTCAACCAAACCACCAAACTGGTGTTTGAGACTTCTGAAGTGGATTCAGCAGACACTGGTACAACGAGTCTCTTGCGCAATCTACATCAGTCCTCGGAAGCAGGCAAGTATATCCGTAATGCCTGAATAGGACAAACGGGAAAGATCTTCTGTGTCGTCAGGATCCAATATTGTGGACAGCAGCTGGATCGTGAAAGTGGGTGTGGCTGTCCTTGTAGCTGGTTCTTGATGACAAAGTCCCACCGCAAAGTAAGATAAACTCAATCTTCACCTCTCAAAACCCACCTGAGAGACTTTAATGGCATGTAGTTTGGAGATATGTGCCACAGTAGCCAAGAGAAAGAAGATCTTACAAGTAACCTACTCAAAGGACTTCTCCATGGGCTCGTATTCTGCTGAATTGAGATGGTTAAACAATACAGAAAGGTCCCAAGCTGACGGTCAGAACTTGTGGTCAAAAGTAAGATTGTTATACGATCTCAGGAAAGACTGGGGCTCACATCCAAAGCCTGCACAATGAGTGTATGCGACCAGGTACATGGAAAGTAGAACCCTTCCACTTCGACTTCTTGTACTGTGCAGATGCTTTTTGTAGGTACTTCTGCAAACATCTGTGGCGAAGCCTCAAAATTCTTGTCATCATGGAAGGAGGATTTGCAGGGCTACTTTGTTTGGAAACCCACCAAATCCACCAACAGCACATCTGCAACCTGGACGAACCCCTTCAAACCAACCTTTCCACAGACTCCATCATCAGCCTCACTCAATCCTGTATAACGTATACCTAGTTTACGCAAGGAGACACCATTTTTTAACAGATCTCCTCTCTTCCCAATTCTTACTGAAATCTACCTGATCCTTTTTGAAAAAGAAGCCCTTGCCTCCTTACACATCCATCCTGTCTGCTGGTATAGGAAGATGGATGACACCTTTGTTATCCTCAGGAAAGACCAAGATCCCCCCTCACTACTCCAGCAACTCAACACCCAACATCTTTGAATCAAGTTATGTATGGagacagaaaaacaacaaagtCTCCTTTCTACATGTCCTTGTATCCTGAGACCCCTGGAACAAGAAGATCGAAGGACATCTACAGGAAACCCATCCAtgtagatcagtacattcaatTCATCTCTAACCATCCACCTGCCCCACTCAAACCAAGTCTGGTGTCAGAGAAGAACTAGAACAGGAACTCAGCCACTTAGCCACCTAGTCAAGAGGACCATCTCCACCACGCTTCAGGACAAACCCAGATTGACAAagcacagtctaagtaaacttatccttaGTActtctaacaaaaccttatgggaggttgcgtcaggtaacctttgagactgaccaatcagaactcagcttaccaaatcgcgaaactGAACATTCCCACATAACTTTTGAACTtcttatctcgaaaaggttcgtacctgaacgattccgaatgctatcaGCGTACACTCGTTTcagggtgatgcacacagcgtacgtacaaccatgacaacggtgagtaaacagtcgctgaaaatagtgtttttggcaatattcaaggatgttatcttgcagaaatattagctaattgtaaccatgtcaacagaaacccaaaagcgtatatacagccagtcaaataactgtgttatatgctgattttgtttgtggagagatctgtttTGGTgacgtgaatattttgaaagtccctccgatccctaaatagtagccgttgtctgattggttaaatctatttaaccgtcttgtgtttgattggatggtcattggtcgctcaaaggttaagtgacgcgaccttctactaggttttgttagactcagtggtggagtgtaacgaaatacactgagactaagtttacttagactggacaAAGCAAGAAGTCACCGCCATTAGAATAACCCTTCCATATATTGGCAAGACTTCCCATCAAATCAGCAGACTCCTAAAGCGCCAAGCAGGCATCAACACCATCTTCTCTGGCTCTCCAAGTCTCAGGAGCATCCTTCAAGCCAATGGCCGTTACCCACCCTCCAGTAAGCAAACCCCAAGAGGAGTGATTTACTGGATCAACTGTAAAAGTGGTGATTCATATATAGGTGAAACCTCCTGCCCTGTTGACACACACATAAAAGAACATAAAACCCCTACAGCCAAGGTCGACATCAAATCAGCTATCTCAGATCATCAACAAAAATTCCCCACTCATCAAATCAACATCGATGAATTAAAGGTCCTGTATACCCAAAACCTGGTCTTCACAAAAAGGAAAGTGTTGGAAGCCATCAAAATCTGCCAccacaaacctttgatcaatGGAGACCAAGGATACAATATACCATCAGCCTATGAAGAACTTATCAAACTATAGGCCATCTAAGCATTGTGTCTATTTGTTGTTACTACTTAATCCCCCTTGTTAATAGCTTTATCACTAGTGCTATTTGTTATTCTTCCAATTATCTATCACTTGTTATTCTATTACAggctgttgttaatgttaatgcactgtttgtcacaacataccatgtacAATGGAAGATGTCtcaaccggcactcactgggactgaagaaataatccagattacacaaagtgctggattgtagagctgataataaatgtacaagccattgATGGGACTGAGaatttatgctggtgttgatgcttgccagattggacagatgctggttttgacagctacCACTGTACATACAGCTTTTCAGTAGTTGGTTGCATTTACTTTAAGCTTGATAACACTGTAAGAATTTACATCGAAACATCGCTcaatgtaataaacaagaagttgtaatccataaagttgtatgatTCATTTTTGACTCAACAACTTCTAGAAGGccagtgagtgtgagtgataACCAGTGCACCTGATCTGAGTGGGGACTAACCAGTAGATTGGCGTGATCAGGAAGTGGAACAGACCGTGGAGTGGCATCTGCTGAAGATCTGCAAACCAACTTCTGGCCAGCCAGCAGGGTGTGACTATGAGCACAGTCATCCTCTGTGTCATGCGAAGCTTCAGTAGTATGTGTGGAAGCAGGGCCAGGCAGAAACGTGTACGCATTTAGGTCATCCATGAAAAGGCTAGAGCCTCAAGTCCCCAGGACCGCAGATCTGGAATCAGGGACACAAATGGAGGTTGGTGGTTAAGTGGGTGAAGGACAGATTGACTGTCGGGTTCATCATCGGGAGGCACAAAGTCTATAACACCTACTGATGCAGTTTCCCCTCCGTCTGTGATGAACGAAGCACATGGGACAGGAAATCTGCAATCATGTCCTTCACCTCTGGGATATGGTTGGCCTGACCTGAGATTGAGAGTCCACCAATTCAAAGAACTGCTGTATCCACTGTAGGAGTTGAGGAGACTCTGTAGATCCCATCTGACTCGCATGACACACTGTTGCATTGTCTGACTGAACCATAAGCCTGGTTGACTGTGGAAGGTGTTGCCAATGAGTGACTGCATGAATCACTGCCCTCCAAAATACTGATGTCTGTGAGAGACCAGCGCCCCACCACATGCTAATAGAAGGTGAGCCCCCCTACCTGTGAAAGGACTCGTCTACGCACAGGTGGTCAGTCGGGACAAACTCCACTGCAGACGTTCAGTTCATCCATCCATCACTGGCAGTGGGAATGGAGCACTTGAGGTTGAACGATCAAGGCAAGCAGATCACCTACCCTAATGAGCGGAGCAAGCAATAGCTGAAGAGGTCAAAGTTGGAGTTGACCCCTGTGTGTCAAGGCCTGGGCTGACTTCACAACCACATTATGTGAAGTCAAAATCTTCCGAATGGCACAATCCAAATCAGACAGTTCTCTGTCTTCTACCAAAAAGGGGGAATATACTCTGTGTTTAGATCCCAACTAAGTAATGTCATAATCCACGGGTGGGTACATGATCAACGTTGGAAACCCATGGACATAAGAAGATGCCAGGTAAAAGATCACATATAATCTAGGttggtacaaatacataaatcatttattgacatcattataaatgaaaatgtgagAGGTGCCTGCTATGAGATATATGAAATATCCATAACAAGATATCATTTTTGGAAATATGATGAGGCACTGGTTGATactttaaaacatttattgTAGCAGTTAATCATATACACTGAACATACAACACATCACTAGCTCACATATATATCCCACACATGACAGCGATGAACTGGGACAGTCTGGGGTAGTGTCATGAAACAAGAGTAAGGCTTGAATAGTGGGTCAAGGGTACAGGCAACCTCGTGGGCATAAGGTTGTTGGTTCTGTGAGATAGTGGGGAAAGAGGGGGAAAGAAGGGTTGGCGGTAGGGCCTTGGATGGTGAGATGGAAGCATGGACTTGGGTAGTGAGAAGGGGCAATGGTATGGGGGTAGTGACTTGGGTAGTGAAAAGGGGATATGGACTTGATATTAAGGGTAGTGACTTGGGTAGTGAGATGGGGTAGGGATTTGCGTAGTGAGATGAGGGTAGGGACTTGAGTAGTTAGTTGAGGGTAGGGACTTGGATAGTGAGATGGGTGTAGGTATTTGCAGAGGATGATGAGGGTAGGGACTTGAGTGGTTAGTTGACTGTAGGGACTTGGGTAGTGAGATGGGGGTAGGGATTTGTGGAGGGAGATGAGAGTAAAGACTTGAGTGGTTAGTTGAGGGTAGGGACTTGGATAGTGAGATGGGGGTAGGTATTTGCAGAGGAACATGAGGGTAAGGACTTGAGTGGTTAGTTGACTGTAGGGACTTGGGTAGTGAGATGGGTGTAGGTATTTGCAGAGGGAGATGAGGGTAGGGACTTGAGTGGTTAGTTGACTGTAGGGACTTGGGTAGTGAGATGGGGGTAGGGATTTGTGGAGGGAGATGAGAGTAAGGACTTGAGTGGTTAGTTGAGGGTAGGGACTTGGATAGTGAGATTGGGGTAGGGATTTGCGGAGGGAGATGAGGGTAAGGACTTGAGTGGTTAGTTGACTGTAGGGACTTGGGTAGTGAGATGGGGGTAGGGATTTGTGGAGGGAGATGAGGGTAAGGACTTGAGTGGTTAGTTGACTGTAGGGACTTGGGTAGTGAGATGGGGTAGGGATTTGTGGAGGGAGATGAGGGTAAGGGCTTGAGTGGTTAGTTGAGGGTAGGGACTTGGATAGTGAGATTGGGGTAGGGATTTGCGGAGGGAGATGAGGGTAAGGACTTGAGTGGTTAGTTGACTGTAGGGACTTGGGTAGTGAGATGGGGTAGGGATTTGTGGAGGGAGATGAGGGTAAGGGCTTGAGTGGTTAGTTGAGGGTAGGGACTTGGATAGTGAGATTGGGGTAGGGATTTGCGGAGGGAGATGAGGGTAAGGACTTGAGTGGTTAGTTGACTGTAGGGACTTGGGTAGTGAGATGGGGGTAGGGATTTGTGGAGGGAGATGAGGGTAAGGACTTGAGTGGTTAGTTGAGGGTAGGGACTTGGATAGTGAGATTGGGGTAGGGATTTGCAGAGGGAGATGAGGGTAAAGACTTGAGTGGTTAGTTGAGGGTAGGGACTTGGACAGCGAGATGGAAGTATTTACTAGGGTAGTGAGATTGGGTAGTGAGACTGAAACAGGGACTTGGGTAGTGAGATTTTGGTATGGACATGGGTAGTGAGACTTGGGTATGAACTTAGGTAGTGAGATGAGGGTAGAGACTTGGGTAGTGAGATGGGAGTAGTGAGACTGGAACAGGTACTTGGGTAGTGAGATTTTGGTATGGACTTGGGTAGTGAGACGGGTATGAACTCAAGTAGTTAGATGGGGGTATGGGTAGTGTGATGGAAGAATGAATTTGGATAGTGAGATGGGGATAGGGAATGGTGTAGTGACAGGGCTCTACACTAAGCCTGGCAGTGAGATTGTGTAGAGAGTCTCACTGTCTGTACCACACAGGAGGGTGTCACGGTCAATATCGAGGGAGTTGACTGGCAGTGATCTTGTGGGAAGGAGAGATGTAATTTCGAGCTTCTGTCGTGCGGAGTCTAGGTTCAGCCACGAGCTGACGTGTCCAGTGCTACTGGCGCTCTCTCCTCGTAACCCTGTGAAGAAAAATCATACATTGCATGGACAAAAGATAGAGACACTTTTTCACATTAGGATTTTTTTTAGATAATATACAGCTTCTAAAAATATCTTAATAACAACATACCTGACACAAATGACGTGGTTGTGTTGCCCCTGACTACAACATACCCGACACAAATGACATGGTTGTGTAGCCTCTGACTACAACATACCTGACAGAAATGACGTGGTTGTGTTGCCACTGACTACAACATACCTGACACAAATGACGTGGTTGTGTTGCCACTGACTACAACATACCTGACACAAATGATGTGGTTGTGTTGCCCCTGACTACAACATACCTGACACAAATGACAACACGGTTGTGTTTCCTCTGACTACAACCACTGGCAAACTGTTGCGCATCATAGAGAAAATTACCAGTCCTCTCATGTgcaagcgaagcgagcaaaggttggcaacgtactttcctcgcttcggttcaaaaaatatttttcacgtcaaaataaaatatcaccactatcaaaagtatacacccatttcttcactgggttgtgttctcacatttccaaccccatgttgaacaactactaacatgaaatatttactattcaacattttaagcgcaactcatGGTAAATCAGACCAGTTATTCGAATATATTCCCCCTcgcaaccccatttgcactACACTTTGCCTGTGTTACAATATACCTGACACAAACAATGATGTGGTTGTGTTTCCACTGACTACAACATACCTGACACAAACAATGATGTGGTTGTGTTGCCACTGACTACAACATACCTGACACAAACAATGACGTGGTTGTGTTGCCCCTGACTACAACATACCTGACACAATGATGTGGTTGTGTTGCCACTGACTACAACATATCTGACACAAACAATGATGTGGTTGTGTTGCCCCTGACTACAACATACCTGACACAAACAATGATGTGGTTGTGTTGCCACTGACTACAACATACCTGACACAAACAATGATGTGGTTGTGTTGCCCCTGACTACAATATACCTGACACAAATGATGATGAGGTTGTGTTTGCCATAACTACAACATACCTGACACAAATGATGACGTGGTTGTGTTCCCACAGACTACAACATACCTGACACAAACAATGATGTGGTTGTGTTGCCACTGACTACAACATATCTGACACAAACAATGATGTGGTTGTGTTGCCCCTGACTACAACATACCTGACACAAACAATGATGTGGTTGTGTTTCCACGGACTACAACATACCTGACACAAACAATGATGTGGTTGTGTTGCCCCTGACTACAATATACCTAACACAAGTGATGATGTGGTTGTGTTTCCACTGACTACAACATACCTGACACAAACAATGATGTGGTTGTGTTTCCACTAACTACAACATACCTGACACAAACAATGATGTGGTTGTGTTTCCACTAACTACAACATACCTGACACTAACAATGATGTGGTTGTGTTTCCCATGACTACAACATACCTGACACAAATGATGACGTGGTTGTGTTGCCTCTGACTGATGTCCCATCCCAGTGCCAAACTGAGCCATCATCGGAGCAGGTGAACAGATGGTCTGGGTTGTGCGGGTGGAACTTCACCTCCCACACTGTAACAACACATCAGAAACATGTAGTCATAACTTGCACTCCAACATAAGTGACTCCTTAAAATACACTAATACACCTTCTCCTGATGGTCAACTTACTAGTAGCACTGTGAGCCTCCAGTAACGTCATGGGAAACTTGTCCTGACGAAGGTCCCAGATTGTAAGCATGCCATCCTGGCCCCCTGTTGCTACAATGTGAGCCTGACCTGGATGTTTAGCTACACATTGCAGAGAGCTGTGTTCTTCTGTCCTGAAACATAATACAGGTATACAACTTAAACTGTTGGAGAGGCTGGAACACTCAAATAAGTTAGATTGTTGTTTCATTCATCTCTCAGCAACATACCAACCATatagcagtggtctgtaaataaatgaccacacaatccagtgatcaacagcatgagcatcaatctaaacAAATGGCATACACTTACATAGGAAGGTGGAGGATCAGTcccatctactcataatattcTTGATGTCCAGTCAAGGTAAATGAACATTTAATGAACATTGATTTAAAAGTTCACATTTCAAAGAATCTCACAAATTATTTAGAGAAACTAATTTTCAAAAGGTAACTGCAACACAGATTTAACTGAGCTTTTTATTAAGTTTACGCTGAATTCGTACACAGTGTAGGTTCTTGTTGGAACTGTTGTGTTCTGTCGGAAGTCAAATATCTTCAACTGTCCAAAGGAATTGACTGTGATGACCTCGGTTTGTTTTAGAAATGTGATGGCATTTATAGTACAACTGTCAGCAgaatctgaaaaatatataaaacaaagtAAAGAAACAAAGAAGTACCAGCAAACATGAGATTCACTCGAATTACAAACATGCACTAGCCTCTCCAGCTCTCCAGATGTTTACATCACAACAAGAtcatttcttaaaaaatattatgGTGACAATAGAACCTTAccaatgacatacatgtgttTTGTGAGAACGGAGTGGTAGTTCCTTTGATGAGTTAACTGGCTGAGCAAACAAACAGGCGACGCCATAACATAATGGTGGCTACACAACAACCCCTGACGTCAAACTGATTAACATACAAAGGGGAGGTTACTCCCAACTGGAGTGGTTCTGGCACACTCATGTGCTAACACTACACATGAATTCTATACACAGGATACTATCAACTCAAGAATGACTCACATCGATACTGTAACATGAACTCACCAATCACTCTCTCTGGTTGTCTCCGG is part of the Haliotis asinina isolate JCU_RB_2024 chromosome 6, JCU_Hal_asi_v2, whole genome shotgun sequence genome and harbors:
- the LOC137287372 gene encoding nucleoporin Nup43-like, which codes for MAEFNVKFVGQKLSKIRWRPTQSQSIIQSDVFATGSWDDEDNKIRLWSVEQLSRDDREGPSSVLDSEPHELCSVTQRGDVTDLSFITTDHIAAASSTGDVSVYRHHLISQTLSVAHSWDSVHHLAAGSCSCTCLTTKGDDVVVSGGEDGRIIVLNVNRRQPERVIDSADSCTINAITFLKQTEVITVNSFGQLKIFDFRQNTTVPTRTYTVTEEHSSLQCVAKHPGQAHIVATGGQDGMLTIWDLRQDKFPMTLLEAHSATMWEVKFHPHNPDHLFTCSDDGSVWHWDGTSVRGNTTTSSFVSGLRGESASSTGHVSSWLNLDSARQKLEITSLLPTRSLPVNSLDIDRDTLLCGTDSETLYTISLPGLV